A part of Rhinoderma darwinii isolate aRhiDar2 chromosome 1, aRhiDar2.hap1, whole genome shotgun sequence genomic DNA contains:
- the LOC142659365 gene encoding uncharacterized protein LOC142659365, translating into MGSENSKTKMRDSPETWVSAIKIVEREKGSEAVKDCKRMFKMMGVGSYGILAECDWKRFMTNCVGWLKDNNMVEKDQMWYEVAQRVSNTEHKSMEANHGIMYDLYDPLSEKLLTNVLTPFQLPNSPTAATAPSPYPENSKKGSCWTCPHCGQQNPLTAGYCVSCGTQRPTRLFPLVSSIHTHRGPKPVDVDGQPVPGAVGDIQSHEATVYRPWSPADLLAVCGTLPDPRKTPSAFHRKLQAVHLAYRATWSDMESLVETMQPWVDTTQQDRTDSFMSFSQDVKQSVPDYATTLQQQWLDHGYEEGDAKDLRLLKITFMSGLKPAVQEAAKRSRPDWRTCQFNDLVSIARGAELDLAPKRTRLAPMQQKGGYRGRGREQKGTLRTQRRDLSQITCWNCDKKGHYSARCPPVQLSLPIL; encoded by the coding sequence atggggtcagaaaatagtaagacaaaaatgcgggacagccctgagacgtgggtctctgccatcaaaatagtagaaagagaaaaaggatctgaggctgtgaaggattgtaaaagaatgtttaaaatgatGGGAGTTGGGTCTTATGGAATATTAGCAGAATGTGATTGGAAAAGATTTATGACAAATTgtgttggatggttgaaagacaataacatggtggaaaaagaccaaatgtggtatgaggtagcacagagagtgagtaacactgaacataagagtatggaagcaaatcatggaataatgtatgatttatatgaccctttaagtgaaaagctcctcactaatgtgttaacccctttccaactgccaaacagccccacagcagcaactgcgccatctccttatcctgaaaatagcaagaaaggcagctgctggacatgtccacactgtgggcagcagaaccccctcactgcaggatattgtgtcagttgtggtacgcagcgccccactagattgtttccgttagtatcaagtatccatacacacaggggACCAAAACCAGTAGATGTAGACGGGCAACCAGTACCTGGGGCAGTAGGGGATATCCAGTCACATGAAGCCACTGTGTATCGCCCCTGGAGCCCGGCTGATTTACTAGCTGTATGTGGCACACTCCCAGACCCACGGAAAACACCCAGCGCTTTTCATAGAAAGCTGCAAGCAGTACATCTAGCTTACCGTGCTACATGGTCAGATATGGAGAGCCTGGTAGAAACAATGCAGCCCTGGGTAGATACAACTCAACAGGATCGAACTGATAGTTTTATGTCATTTTCCCAAGATGTTAAACAGTCAGTCCCTGATTATGCCACAACTTTACAGCAGCAGTGGTTAGATCACGGGTATGAAGAAGGTGATGCAAAAGACTTGCGCctactaaaaataacttttatgtccggtcttaagccggcagtacaagaagctgcTAAAAGATCCCGCCCCGACTGGCGTACATGCCAGTTTAATGATTTAGTAAGCATTGCAAGAGGTGCAGAGTTAGATTTAGCTCCTAAAAGAACCCGTCTCGCCCCGATGCAACAAAAGGGGGGCTatagaggaagaggcagggaacaaaaaggcactttgagaacccagagaagggatcttagccagattacatgctggaattgtgataagaagggtcattattcagcccgatgtcctcccgtccagttgagcctcccaattctttga